The stretch of DNA TTCTGGGGGATGGGAGGTGGCGATGGTGAAGGCAACCCAATTGACCCTCGGGCTTGCGGTCTTGATGAGCGCGACGCTCGGTGCGGCGGAGAGGCCGCCGGGCGCAGCGAAGCCCGCGGCGACCTCGTCGCCGAAGGCCTCGCCGTCCCCGGCCGCTCCTGCTAGCGGCCCCTTCGGGGCCCTGAAGTTCCGTTACATCGGCCCCGAGGGCAATCGTGTCTCCGCCATTGCGGGCATTCCCGGCGATCCGAGCGTCTACTACGCGGGTGCCGCCTCCGGCGGGATCTTCAAGTCTAGCGACGGCGGCGTTCACTGGCAGGCCATCTTCGACGACCAATCGGTGTCGTCAATCGGCGCGCTGGCCGTAGCTCCGTCCGATTCCAACGTGGTGTGGGCGGGAACGGGGGAGGCCTTCATCCGCAGCAACATCTCGATCGGCTGGGGCGTCTACCGGTCAGTCGACGCCGGCCGCACCTGGGCGCGCGCCGGGCTCGAGGCGACGGGACGAATCAGCCGTATCCTCGTCGACCCGCGCGATGCCGACATCGCGCTCGCCTGCGCGCTCGGTACGGCGTACGGCCCCCAACCCGACCGCGGCGTCTTCCGGACGAGCGACGGCGGCAAGACGTGGGCGAAAACGCTGTTCGTCGACGAGAGGACCGGCTGCTCCGACCTCGTGATGGATCCCAACAACCCGCGAGTACTCTTCGCCGGGATGTGGCAGCTCGAGATCCACACCTGGGGCCGCGAGAGCGGCGGGCCGGGCAGCGGCATGTATCGATCGAGCGACGGCGGCCTGACCTGGAAGCCGGTCGAAGGCACCGGCCTCCCGCCCAAGCCGTGGGGCAAGGTGGGCCTCGCCATGACGCGTGCCAACTCGGGCCGCGTCTACGCGCTGCTCGAAGTGGGCGACGGCCAGCCGTGGAAGGGGAACGACACCCCTACGGGGCGCCTCTGGCGCTCGGACGACGGCGGTGAGAAGTGGGCGCTCATGACCCCCGACCGCCAGGTCGCTGGTCGCACACACTACTACAACAGGATGGGCGTCGAGCCCGACGATCCAGACGAGGCGTACTTCCTCACGGCAGCGTGGGCGAAGACGCGCGACGGGGGCAAGACAATCATCGATCCGCCGCCGCTCGATGCGCCCGGGGGTGACCACCACGACATCTGGATCGATCCGACCAACGGCAACCGGATCGCGGTGAGCCATGACGGCGGGGTCTCGATCAGCACCAACCGCGCGAAGACGTGGCTCCAAGTCCAGCTCCCGATCGCGCAGATCTATCACGTGGCCGTAGACGACCGGATCCCGTACTGGGTCTACGGCAACCGCCAGGACGGGCCGTCGAGCCGTGGTCCGAGCAACAGCAAGCTCGGCGTCAAGGATGATCAGCCCAACATCACGCGCGGCATGTGGATGGGCGTCGGCGGTGGCGAGAGCGGCTGGGCGACCCCCGACCCCGAAGAACCGTCTATCGTCTGGTCGAGCGCGTCGGGCTTCGGCAGCGTCGGCGGGATCGTCACCCGTTACGACGCGCGCACCAACACAGCCCGTAGCGTAGAGGTCTGGCCGCGCGCTACTATCGGCTGGCCGGCTGCGGATCTGAAGTACCGTTTCGTATGGACGTTCCCGCTGACGATCTCGCCTCACGACCACAACCGGATCTACGTCGGCAGTCAGCACGTCCATCAGACGACCGACGGCGGCACCACCTGGCAGGTGATCAGCCCGGACCTCACGCTGAACGACAAGGCGCGGCAGCAGAGTTCGGGCGGCCTCACCCCCGACAACATCGGCGTCGAGTACGCGGGCGTCGTGTTCGCGATCGCCGAGTCGCGGTCGAAGGCGGGGCTGATCTGGGCCGGGACCAACGACGGGCAGCTCCATGTAACGCAGGACGGCGGCAAGAACTGGACGAACGTCACCGCTCATGTGCCCGGCGTGCC from Vicinamibacteria bacterium encodes:
- a CDS encoding sialidase — its product is MAMVKATQLTLGLAVLMSATLGAAERPPGAAKPAATSSPKASPSPAAPASGPFGALKFRYIGPEGNRVSAIAGIPGDPSVYYAGAASGGIFKSSDGGVHWQAIFDDQSVSSIGALAVAPSDSNVVWAGTGEAFIRSNISIGWGVYRSVDAGRTWARAGLEATGRISRILVDPRDADIALACALGTAYGPQPDRGVFRTSDGGKTWAKTLFVDERTGCSDLVMDPNNPRVLFAGMWQLEIHTWGRESGGPGSGMYRSSDGGLTWKPVEGTGLPPKPWGKVGLAMTRANSGRVYALLEVGDGQPWKGNDTPTGRLWRSDDGGEKWALMTPDRQVAGRTHYYNRMGVEPDDPDEAYFLTAAWAKTRDGGKTIIDPPPLDAPGGDHHDIWIDPTNGNRIAVSHDGGVSISTNRAKTWLQVQLPIAQIYHVAVDDRIPYWVYGNRQDGPSSRGPSNSKLGVKDDQPNITRGMWMGVGGGESGWATPDPEEPSIVWSSASGFGSVGGIVTRYDARTNTARSVEVWPRATIGWPAADLKYRFVWTFPLTISPHDHNRIYVGSQHVHQTTDGGTTWQVISPDLTLNDKARQQSSGGLTPDNIGVEYAGVVFAIAESRSKAGLIWAGTNDGQLHVTQDGGKNWTNVTAHVPGVPAWGTVSWIEPSRFDAGTAYVVYDLHQVDNREPWVFKTSDYGRTFKPIVAGIPHSPLSYAHVLREDPSRRGLLYVGTENGVYVSFDDGAQWQQLQSGLPHAPVYGLAVQERFGDLVVATYGRGFWILDDLTALRQFAGSAPKEAQLLPPRPTYRFRGAEAPYAAFYDPVAGFNPQDGVPIHYWLPSAIKGEKDKESGEQRDEIEIKVEDVSGTVVRTFKGPAKAGLNRAYWDLAFDKTLEARLRTSPLSAKYITVGVEGVPAPGVQRLAVLAPIGEYKLKIRVGDRELAQPVTLLKDPGAGGSEVEVRAQGDLVKDLLDDVKQTIEAINQAENARGQLAGLQVRLGEKKDGKEPLHKNVKDAAEALDKKIVAVEETLFQMRVTGRGQDILRWPMKMAEQLLYLLGRVAESDFAPTAAQREVHQLLHDEAAKSRKALDEVFSTDLVKFNELLTEKQLAGVVPNLPATAGP